The bacterium DNA segment GGGGGCCGAGCAAACCGCGGAAGCCGGTCAAGGTGACGTGGATGCCCTGGTAGAGGGCGCCGTCCTCCGAGCCGGCGAAGACCAGGCTGGACATGGACCAGGCCACCGCCACGCCGCTCATGGCCATGCCCTGGAGCAGGAAGGCCATGTAGAAGGGAACCAGGCGCATGCCCTCCGGCAGCCAGATGCAGGCGCTGAGCAGCAGCGGGAAGAAGGCGAGCAGGAGGAAGACCTTCGAGCAGAAGGTGGCTGGATTGTAACGATCGTGGAAGAAGCCCATCAGCGGCAGGGTGAGGACGCCGCCCAGGCGCAGCAGGGCCAGCTGTCCCACGCTGATCTGGCTGTAGCTGAGTCCCAACCCCTCGACCAGGTAGCCGGGTTGCACCGTGGAGATGATGAAGAAGGCCAGCCCGTAGATCATGAACTGCCCCTCCCAGCGGGCGAAATCCTTGTTGCGGTCCAGCACGGCCCGCATGCGGTGGATGGGCTGGGCCAGCTGGTGCCAGGTGGGCAGGCGGCCCATCCAGTCCGGGCTGGACAGGGCGGGCCGGTGATGCGCGTAGTCCGGATTGTCAGGCATGCGGTGCCAGATGAGGCGCTCGATGACGCCGAAACAGGCGGCGGCCAGGAAGAGCCATCGCCAGTTGTGGACCGCGGCGTCGAGGAAGCGGCCGGTGGGCCAGGAGGCGAGCAGGATGATGCCGCTGGAGGCGGCCGCCAGCCGGCTGTAGATGCGACTGCGGCGGTTGGCCGGGTAGTTGGCCTGCATCACCCGGTTGCGCAGGGGAATGGTCAGGGAATTGCCCAGCTCATAGAGCAGAAGAAGAGAGAGCAGGACGGGCATGCTGCCGTAGACGCTCATGAGGGCGAGGGGCAGGACGCCGAAGCCGGCGGCCAGCAGGAAAAGGCGGCGCCAGCGGGTGACGAGGCGGATCAGCTCCACCCAGTAGACGCTGAGCAGGAAGCAGAGGGGCGCCACCATCATCAGGAGGGTGATCTGCCAATCGGTGGCGCCCAGGCTCTTCTTGGCGATGGTCGAGCCGAACTGCATGCCCGTCTGCAACAGGGACTCGAAGGGAATGGCCAGCCACTGCAACTGCTGGGTCTGCCGGGCCAGCCGGACCT contains these protein-coding regions:
- a CDS encoding MFS transporter, whose translation is MSADQVRLARQTQQLQWLAIPFESLLQTGMQFGSTIAKKSLGATDWQITLLMMVAPLCFLLSVYWVELIRLVTRWRRLFLLAAGFGVLPLALMSVYGSMPVLLSLLLLYELGNSLTIPLRNRVMQANYPANRRSRIYSRLAAASSGIILLASWPTGRFLDAAVHNWRWLFLAAACFGVIERLIWHRMPDNPDYAHHRPALSSPDWMGRLPTWHQLAQPIHRMRAVLDRNKDFARWEGQFMIYGLAFFIISTVQPGYLVEGLGLSYSQISVGQLALLRLGGVLTLPLMGFFHDRYNPATFCSKVFLLLAFFPLLLSACIWLPEGMRLVPFYMAFLLQGMAMSGVAVAWSMSSLVFAGSEDGALYQGIHVTLTGFRGLLGPLLGLLIKQTLGWSAAFWIAAGLLFAAGWLMRQQGREMERRMQSPAAAAA